Proteins from one Chitinophaga oryzae genomic window:
- a CDS encoding SDR family oxidoreductase — protein MNTKGNTVLITGGSAGIGLALAQTLLAAGNRVIITGRDATRLEQAAAGTPGLIPIVCDVTKDVQVKALVQTLQKDYPQLNMLINNAGRAHAYALSETARAFEKAADEMLTNYLAILQLTEYLLPTLQRQPEAAIVNVSSVTALVPFVAVPTYAASKAALHSYTQSLRIAVAPVRVFELMPPMVNTDFSRDIGGEKGIPPQQVADGFMQALENDEYEIHIGQTRDVWQLLQSTSPAHALQAVNARNR, from the coding sequence ATGAACACAAAAGGTAACACGGTATTGATTACCGGCGGCAGTGCAGGCATAGGCCTGGCACTGGCACAAACATTACTGGCGGCAGGCAACCGGGTGATCATCACCGGCAGGGATGCCACCCGCCTGGAACAAGCGGCGGCCGGCACCCCCGGGCTCATTCCCATTGTATGCGATGTCACCAAAGACGTGCAGGTAAAGGCACTGGTACAAACCCTGCAAAAGGATTATCCGCAGCTCAACATGCTGATCAACAACGCCGGCAGGGCGCATGCCTACGCGCTGTCCGAAACAGCGCGGGCTTTCGAAAAGGCGGCCGACGAAATGCTAACCAATTATCTCGCTATCCTGCAACTGACAGAATACCTGCTGCCCACGCTGCAGCGCCAGCCGGAAGCAGCCATCGTCAACGTCAGCTCCGTCACCGCACTGGTGCCGTTTGTGGCCGTGCCCACCTATGCCGCCAGCAAAGCCGCGCTCCACTCCTACACACAGTCACTGCGGATAGCGGTAGCGCCTGTACGGGTATTTGAACTCATGCCTCCTATGGTCAACACCGACTTCTCCCGCGACATCGGCGGCGAAAAAGGTATTCCGCCCCAACAGGTGGCCGACGGCTTTATGCAGGCACTGGAAAACGACGAATACGAAATCCATATCGGTCAAACCCGCGATGTATGGCAGCTGCTGCAGTCCACCTCCCCTGCACATGCCCTGCAGGCGGTGAATGCCCGCAACCGCTGA
- a CDS encoding TetR/AcrR family transcriptional regulator, with amino-acid sequence MNKAARTKQFIVEKTAPVFNEKGYAGTSLTDLTNATGLTKGSIYGNFANKDEVAVAAFEYNIRQVTDIIRQEKAKKETYRDRLLAYVHVYTNFLKHPFPSGGCPILNTATEADDTHPALKQCAAEAMSKWKDSVAHEITMGIRQGEFSPKTNPEQAALTIIAMIEGCIMITKLTGKIHYRNAIMQSLETLINDL; translated from the coding sequence ATGAACAAAGCAGCCAGAACGAAGCAGTTTATCGTGGAAAAGACCGCTCCTGTGTTCAACGAGAAGGGGTATGCCGGCACTTCGCTGACAGATCTGACCAATGCCACGGGGCTGACAAAAGGCAGCATATACGGCAACTTCGCGAACAAGGACGAAGTGGCGGTGGCGGCATTTGAGTACAACATCCGCCAGGTGACCGATATTATCCGGCAGGAAAAAGCAAAAAAGGAAACGTATCGCGACAGGCTGCTTGCTTACGTGCATGTATATACGAATTTCCTGAAACATCCGTTCCCTTCCGGCGGCTGTCCTATCCTTAACACCGCCACAGAGGCCGACGACACGCATCCCGCGTTGAAACAATGCGCCGCCGAAGCGATGAGCAAATGGAAAGACAGCGTGGCACATGAAATCACCATGGGCATCCGTCAGGGTGAATTCAGTCCGAAAACCAATCCCGAACAGGCTGCGCTGACCATCATCGCCATGATAGAAGGCTGCATCATGATCACCAAGCTGACCGGCAAGATCCATTACCGCAATGCCATTATGCAATCACTCGAAACGCTTATCAACGATCTCTGA